TTACTCGGGCTTCGCCGGCACCTCGATCCGGTCGTCGTCCAGGAGCCAGAACCGCTTCGCCGCGTCGTCGTTCTGCACGTCGAGGGTCCATGCCTGTCCGGTGCCCCCGCGGGTGACGCGGACGCGGGTAAGATCCGAGGAGGCTCGGAGACGCTCGGAATCCCGAAGCACCTGCACGAGATAACAGGAATGGATTTCGCCAGGCGGTGGACCAAAACGAACAAAGCCAGTGCCAATTTCCCCTGCGCCAACTCGAATTGCCAGCCCTTCGTTTGAGATAGGCAGATGGGCCGGATGAAGCACGAGATCGACGGACTCTCCGTGGAGGCTTAAGACGACCGTGCGTACGGTGCAGCGGAGAAGGGACTTGCGAGCCGCATCGGGGAGGCCCGGCCAACCGGCTGCCGCAGGGCGATCGAGGAACTGCGGGATCTCGATCGTATCGCCCCACTCGAGGGCGAGGTTCCATGCGCAGTCGGCGCGATCGAACCAGTCCGGGGCAACAGGGACGACGAACTCGTGCGAACCGTCCTGGGCCCAGCGATGGACTCGGAGTTGATCCAGGGCAGGCCAACCTCGGATCGAATCCACGCCGCCGACGCTGCTGGAAAACAACAGGGTCAGCATATCGCCCAGGGAAGGTGCAGGCTGGTCCTCCGAGGGCCGCCGCCGGAACTGCACCAGGTCGTCTCCTCGCCGGAAGGATACGTAGGGACGCCGCGCCACATCGTCGCGGGCCCCGGCCTTCCTCAGCAATTTCTCCACGGCCTCGAGGGCGGCGAGTGGGGGGGCGGACTGGGGGCCCGGACGCCGCCAGACCCGTTGGCTCAATCCGCCACCCCCCAGCCTGCGAATTGGGGGCTTGGAATGCGATTGTCTCAGCAAGGATTGAACCAGGCTGAGGGGTGTCTCGTCGTCCCGGTTCAAACGATTCGGGTCCGCCCCCGCGTCGAGGAGCATCCGCACCCGATTCGTCTCGCCCTGCTGCCAGACATGTTCGACAGCCAAGTGCAGGGCCGTCCTGCCGTTCGCGTTGGTCGCGCCAAGATCGGAGCCGGCTGCCAGCAATTGCTCCAAGGCTCGAGGCGAAGTGCGGGAAACCGTGGACAACCAGAGAGGGCTTCCGTCGGCTCCGACCGCGTTCGGAGACGCGCCGGCGCGTATCAAGGGCGCGATCAACGCGTCGTGATGGGCCTTCGCCAGCACTTCGACCAGGAGCCCGTTGAGGTTCTCGGGGCCGAGTTGCTCGGAAGGCGTGAGCCGCAGGAGTTCCTCGAACCAATCGGGTTCCAGGGACCGGTTCGCCCCGATCAGCCGGGTCAGATCGCCCACATCGAGCGTCGCCCCCAGGCGGATCAACGTCCTGGCGGCGTCCCGTTGGTCGGCCTTCAGCGCTGCCGTCAGAGGCTTCTGATCGCCGTCGGGTCCGCCACTCCGTACGATATGGGATAGGTCCGCCCCGGCCTGGGCGAGACGCTCGATCAGGTTGGTGTTTCCGCGGTCGATGGCGGCGAGGAGGGAGGCGGCGCCGGGTTCGTTCCGTGGATCCGCGCCGTGCGACAGGAGCGTATCGAGGACTGCGGGCACCTCGTTTCGGATGGCCATGGAGAGAGGCGTGAAACCACGTCCGTCGGCGCGGTGCGGATCCGCACCGGCGTTCAGCAGAGCCTCGACGATCGCCTTGTGGCCTTCACTCGCCGCGGCGTGAAGCGCCGTGAAGCCCGTCGGCTGGGATGGGGAAGTCCGATGCACGTCGGCGCCCCAATCCAGGAGGGCCCGCACCACTCCCAGACGTCCTTCGGCGGCAGCGGCGACCAGGGGCAATCGGCCCTCCGAGTCGGGGACGTTCAGGCGATCGGGACTTTGGTCGAGCATGGCCCGCAATCGGGCGATCTCGCGTTGCTCGACGTCGAGCGGCGTGGGGGTGACGGGGATCGGCGTCGCGGCGGTGTCGGCGAGGGCCTTCAGCGTCTCCAGGTGGGACCGCTGTGCGTTCAACAGGCTCTGGACACGTTCGTCGAGTTGGGTTTCGACGTGCTTGAGCGCGCGCGAATGGAAGACGTGCTCGGGATGATTCTGTCCGAATTGCCCACTCACCCCGGCCAAACGACGGGAGATCGACATCCGCTCGCTCTCGAGTTCCGCGAGAAGCCGGTCGGGGAACCACTGCTGGATCAGGATCAACGCCTCGGGACTCGTCGTGGGCAGGGCATCGAACCGTTCCAACCGACGTTGCAGCAGCCGCAGTTCGCGCTCCGTGGCGGCGAGGTCCGGGATCGGCGTCGTGGGCGTGTCGGCTCGTTCCGCAACCGAATGCCCGAGCCCGGCAAGGTTCTCTTCGCTCAGCCGGCCCAGGTCGGACTCGCCAGGGAAATCGCGGAGGAGCCGCTGGTACTGGGCCACGGCGTCGTTGGTGCGACCGAGCTTGCGGTAGCACTCGCCCAGACGGAACACGGCGGTGGCGGCGAGCGCCCGCTGGGCGTCCACCTGGGCGACCACCGCCTCGTAATCGCGGATCGCCGACACCAGGTCCCGGCGTCCTTCCTCGGCCAGGAGTGCGGATTGAAACAGGCGGTCGATGGATTCCGCGGCCCGGACGGCGGGCGAGGCGCAGAGCGACAGCGAAACAATGGCAACGAGGAGCGCTTTCACGCGCCCTCTTTATCGCCCCGCGCGACGGCAGTTGTCAGGGATTTGTAAAGATTCGCGGATTCGGGCTCGGGAACCGATCGGGCTCGCGTCGCAAACGTCGAAGCGCTCCCCGCGGTGCCGGGCGCTCAGGGAACATCGGGACCATTGGGCTTCGAGTTGGCGAAGCGCCTGCGCCCATTGGGCTTCGATGGCCTGGGTGCACAGACCGGGTCGCCTTCCCGATCGGAGCGCGGTTCGGCGAGCCATACCAGGCCCTCTCCGTAACTCGATGTGAACGGCGAGGTGATCGAATTCATCAGTTACGAGGGGAGTTTTTCGGCCGTGAATGGCCAGGCCGCCGGATTGTTCTCCAGGGACATCGGCGTCCTTCAGACCGAGGCGACGCCCCCGGGCAGTTCCCTCGGCCTGATCGGGGAGGGCGTGGCGTTCGCCAGTGCTGGCGACGCATGCGCCGGCGGTGCTTCCGGCAATTCGATTGCAGGCCAGG
Above is a genomic segment from Verrucomicrobiia bacterium containing:
- a CDS encoding ankyrin repeat domain-containing protein encodes the protein MKALLVAIVSLSLCASPAVRAAESIDRLFQSALLAEEGRRDLVSAIRDYEAVVAQVDAQRALAATAVFRLGECYRKLGRTNDAVAQYQRLLRDFPGESDLGRLSEENLAGLGHSVAERADTPTTPIPDLAATERELRLLQRRLERFDALPTTSPEALILIQQWFPDRLLAELESERMSISRRLAGVSGQFGQNHPEHVFHSRALKHVETQLDERVQSLLNAQRSHLETLKALADTAATPIPVTPTPLDVEQREIARLRAMLDQSPDRLNVPDSEGRLPLVAAAAEGRLGVVRALLDWGADVHRTSPSQPTGFTALHAAASEGHKAIVEALLNAGADPHRADGRGFTPLSMAIRNEVPAVLDTLLSHGADPRNEPGAASLLAAIDRGNTNLIERLAQAGADLSHIVRSGGPDGDQKPLTAALKADQRDAARTLIRLGATLDVGDLTRLIGANRSLEPDWFEELLRLTPSEQLGPENLNGLLVEVLAKAHHDALIAPLIRAGASPNAVGADGSPLWLSTVSRTSPRALEQLLAAGSDLGATNANGRTALHLAVEHVWQQGETNRVRMLLDAGADPNRLNRDDETPLSLVQSLLRQSHSKPPIRRLGGGGLSQRVWRRPGPQSAPPLAALEAVEKLLRKAGARDDVARRPYVSFRRGDDLVQFRRRPSEDQPAPSLGDMLTLLFSSSVGGVDSIRGWPALDQLRVHRWAQDGSHEFVVPVAPDWFDRADCAWNLALEWGDTIEIPQFLDRPAAAGWPGLPDAARKSLLRCTVRTVVLSLHGESVDLVLHPAHLPISNEGLAIRVGAGEIGTGFVRFGPPPGEIHSCYLVQVLRDSERLRASSDLTRVRVTRGGTGQAWTLDVQNDDAAKRFWLLDDDRIEVPAKPE